The Solanum pennellii chromosome 7, SPENNV200 DNA segment ttttttcagcttattattatttttactgttttttacttatttcaatttagtgcttcctattttctagctagacttagtcaactttagTTGCTCAACTTTCTGAAGTTAGTGGCCCCATTATGGCTGTTAGTGGCCCCTTTTTATGGTAGTTAGTGGCACatgttcttattttagttttaatgtttatgttttttctttagtaTTTTTGTTCTAACAGTGGCATCAGAGCCTCTAGTTGATTTtacaagacaaaaaaaaagttttaacctACAACACAAATGGCATCCAACAACCTACCTTTAAATCCACCATTCACTTTCACTGGTGAAAATTACCAAATCGGGTCTGTGAAGATGCAAGCTTTTTTGGAAGCCTATGAACTTTGGGAAACTGTGACGGAAGATAAACCACTTGCTGCTCTACCAGCAAATCCTACCTTGGCTCAGATCAAATCCAACAACGAAGAGAAGGCAAAGAAATCTAAAGCCAAGTCGCTTACGCAGAATGCTGTGGCAGATACTGTGTTTTACGGAATCATGGCTTGCAAAACTGCAAAAGAGGCTTGGGATAGGTTGAAAGAAGAATATCAAGGCAGCGATAAAACACGTCAAATGCAAGTGTTGAACCTAAAAAGAGAGTTTGAGTCCTTGAGTATGCAGGAGGATGAAACTATCAGTAAGTATGTTGATCGAATATCCTTAATTGTTAATAACATTAGACTTTTTGGTGAAGAATTTACAGACAAACGAATTGTGGAGAAAGTTCTTGTGACTCTTCCTGAGAGATTTGAATCTAAGATTTCCTCTCTTGAAGAATCCAAGGACCTGAGCAAACTTTCATTAGGTGAACTAATGAGTGCTCTTCAAGCTCAAGAGCAAAGGAGGACTATGAGACGGGAAAAGTTCATTGAAGGAGCTTTCTCTGTACAAAAGCAAAAAGGAAAGCAACAATtccaccaaaagaataagagcAAGCATGATTGAGGAAACAATAGTGGAGATGTGAAGCAGAAGTTCCCTCCTTGCAAACATTGTAAAAGAAATACACATCTGGAGAAGTATTGTTGGTGGAGAGTCGATGCTATATGTGGCAACTGTAAGCAGACGGGACACGTATCCAAGGTTTGCAAATCAAGAGCAAAGGCCTCTGGTGCTTTGCAAGCACAAGTAGCAGAAGCTGACGATGCACATGAAGAGCAACTATTTGCAGTTTCATACTTTTCAATCAGTGAATCCTCTGATTCATGGCTTCTTGACAGTGGTTGCACATATCACTTGTGCAACAATGTTGAACTGTTCAAATTCCTAGATGATACTTACAAATCTAAAGTAAAAGTGGGAAACAGTGAGGCACTAGAAGTCAAAGGCAGAGGTACAGTGTCTATCTCAACAATATCAGGTATCAAAACTATTGCTGATGTTTTGTACACACCTGATATGAGTCAAAATTTGTTGAGTGTTGGACAGAtgcttgaaaataattattctctGTATTTTAAGAATCGTGATGTGTTGTTTCTGACCCTTCTGGAGTAGAGTTATTTTATGTCAAGATGAGCAACATAATGTTTTCAGTTGATTGGGAGAAAATAACAGAGCAGGCTTACACTATTGCTTCACAAACATGTACAAACCTATGGCACAAAAGGTTTGGTCACTTCAATCTGAGAAGCATCGCCG contains these protein-coding regions:
- the LOC114078100 gene encoding uncharacterized protein LOC114078100 is translated as MASNNLPLNPPFTFTGENYQIGSVKMQAFLEAYELWETVTEDKPLAALPANPTLAQIKSNNEEKAKKSKAKSLTQNAVADTVFYGIMACKTAKEAWDRLKEEYQGSDKTRQMQVLNLKREFESLSMQEDETISKYVDRISLIVNNIRLFGEEFTDKRIVEKVLVTLPERFESKISSLEESKDLSKLSLGELMSALQAQEQRRTMRREKFIEGAFSVQKQKGKQQFHQKNKSKHD